One window from the genome of Methyloradius palustris encodes:
- a CDS encoding VIT1/CCC1 transporter family protein: MTNSKGLKSWYEEQRSSYIYRLMAEAEKDAVRKQLFLKLSHEALQQSQSWAALVKNEGLPLPVSYKPDMRTKLVGCLIHQFGTSRIKPILAAVKIRGLSIYSNSRLVGYHPVPEKLEEVGASHSGVSSSGGLRAAVFGVNDGLVSIACLVMGVAGAATANSAILLTGVAGLLAGAFSMAAGEYISMRSQREMFEYQIGLERAELVQYPEEEASELALIYVARGMDPADAQKLANKLVADPELGLDTLAREELGLNPDELGSPWLAAISSFTAFVFGGAIPLLPYLFRLTHALTLSVAFAGIALFLVGAILSLFTGRNALLGGLRMLLIGGSAGVMTYWIGHLMGASLS, encoded by the coding sequence ATGACAAATAGTAAAGGCTTAAAAAGCTGGTATGAAGAGCAGCGCTCTTCTTATATATATAGGCTCATGGCTGAGGCTGAAAAAGATGCAGTGCGTAAACAGCTTTTTCTTAAGCTTTCACATGAGGCGCTGCAGCAATCTCAAAGCTGGGCGGCATTGGTTAAGAACGAAGGTTTGCCTCTACCAGTAAGTTATAAACCAGATATGCGCACTAAGTTAGTTGGATGCCTGATTCATCAGTTTGGCACTAGCAGAATCAAGCCTATATTAGCGGCCGTCAAAATCCGCGGCCTTTCTATTTACTCTAATAGTCGTTTGGTGGGTTATCACCCTGTACCAGAAAAGCTCGAAGAAGTAGGTGCAAGTCATTCAGGCGTCAGCTCAAGTGGCGGTCTGCGTGCAGCGGTGTTTGGCGTGAATGACGGCTTGGTATCAATAGCCTGTTTGGTGATGGGCGTGGCTGGTGCCGCCACGGCGAATAGCGCCATCTTATTGACTGGGGTCGCTGGCCTTTTGGCAGGTGCTTTCTCAATGGCTGCAGGTGAATATATTTCCATGCGATCCCAGCGCGAAATGTTCGAATATCAAATTGGCTTGGAGCGTGCAGAGCTGGTGCAATATCCAGAAGAAGAGGCCAGTGAACTGGCGCTGATTTATGTGGCGCGAGGCATGGATCCAGCGGATGCGCAGAAGCTCGCAAATAAACTGGTTGCCGACCCTGAATTGGGGCTTGATACCCTTGCTCGCGAAGAGCTTGGCTTGAACCCAGATGAGCTGGGTTCGCCTTGGTTAGCAGCTATCTCTTCTTTTACTGCTTTTGTCTTTGGTGGCGCAATTCCATTGCTGCCTTACTTGTTTCGATTAACACATGCTCTGACGCTATCCGTCGCCTTTGCTGGCATCGCACTTTTTCTAGTAGGCGCTATCTTATCCCTGTTCACTGGGCGCAACGCTTTGCTGGGTGGGCTACGGATGCTACTGATTGGTGGCAGTGCTGGCGTGATGACCTACTGGATAGGGCATTTAATGGGTGCTAGTTTGTCCTAA
- a CDS encoding EamA family transporter, with translation MQNKALATFTKKSAIPWDILALFFILLACDTAAQLFFKLGASHTGEFPIDSLSNILAYIQALGTSPMILAGIVTLAIAFFCWLAIIAKIDLSKAHTITSIAFGTVPLCSVWLLGEHFTALQSLGVILIMLGAYIASEHNA, from the coding sequence ATGCAAAATAAAGCACTCGCCACCTTCACCAAAAAATCTGCGATTCCATGGGATATTCTCGCGCTGTTTTTCATACTGCTTGCTTGCGATACAGCAGCGCAACTTTTTTTCAAACTGGGTGCATCACACACTGGTGAATTCCCTATCGACAGCCTGAGCAACATTCTGGCTTATATCCAGGCATTGGGGACTAGCCCAATGATATTGGCTGGCATAGTCACCCTTGCAATCGCTTTTTTTTGCTGGCTGGCCATCATCGCCAAAATAGATTTATCTAAAGCACATACCATCACCAGTATTGCCTTTGGCACAGTGCCGCTTTGTTCGGTCTGGTTGTTGGGCGAACACTTTACCGCCCTGCAATCGCTCGGCGTGATTCTGATTATGCTGGGGGCTTATATTGCCTCTGAACATAATGCTTAG
- a CDS encoding beta-ketoacyl-[acyl-carrier-protein] synthase family protein: MKRRVVITGLGIVSPLGNTPELFYDNLIAGKSGIRRMTSEFVEKLDTKIAAYADFNPQDHFTRHQYSALDRVSQFSLYAAQQAIADAKLDMENIDRTRTGVYLGTGMGGANSIEEGYVRLYRDGAERLKPFTVLMAMNNAACSQIGLEYKLSGPNLTFSTACSSSAVAIGEAMRQIRHGYTDVMLAGGSEALLTFGTIKAWEALRTLAKEDANDPGASCKPFAADRTGLVLGEGAAVLILEDYEYAKARGANIYAEISGYGTANDGVHITSPTPEGQAVAIRAALKDAELNPKDIGYINAHGTATTMNDISETAAIRQVFGEFANQTPVSSTKSMHGHLMGAAAAVEIVATTLALQHQILPPTINLHQPDEKCDLDYIPNVARKNVSVIHAMSNSFAFGGTGAVLILSKESH, from the coding sequence ATGAAAAGACGCGTTGTTATTACTGGTTTAGGGATTGTTTCGCCGTTGGGCAATACGCCAGAGCTGTTTTACGATAATTTAATCGCTGGTAAATCTGGTATTCGTAGAATGACCTCAGAGTTTGTCGAGAAACTGGATACCAAGATTGCAGCGTATGCTGACTTCAATCCGCAAGATCACTTTACCCGCCACCAGTATTCAGCACTGGATCGTGTCAGCCAGTTTTCTCTGTATGCCGCACAGCAGGCCATTGCAGATGCCAAGCTGGACATGGAAAACATAGACAGAACCCGCACTGGCGTTTATCTGGGCACAGGCATGGGCGGCGCCAATTCCATAGAAGAAGGTTATGTTCGCCTCTATCGCGATGGTGCGGAACGCCTAAAACCATTCACTGTGTTGATGGCCATGAACAACGCTGCCTGCTCACAAATCGGGCTTGAGTACAAACTCAGTGGCCCTAACCTGACATTCTCTACCGCCTGCTCTTCTTCTGCCGTTGCAATCGGCGAAGCGATGCGCCAGATCAGGCATGGTTACACCGATGTCATGCTTGCTGGTGGCAGCGAAGCCTTACTCACATTTGGCACCATCAAAGCATGGGAAGCACTGCGCACACTGGCCAAAGAAGATGCCAATGACCCAGGTGCCTCATGCAAGCCATTTGCGGCAGACCGCACAGGCTTGGTATTGGGTGAAGGTGCTGCCGTGCTGATTCTTGAAGACTACGAATACGCAAAAGCCCGTGGGGCAAATATCTATGCTGAAATCTCAGGTTATGGCACTGCCAATGATGGCGTCCATATTACCTCTCCTACACCAGAAGGCCAGGCAGTGGCTATTCGCGCCGCCCTGAAGGATGCAGAATTAAACCCGAAAGACATTGGTTATATCAATGCGCATGGCACGGCGACTACGATGAATGACATTAGTGAAACTGCTGCCATTCGGCAGGTATTTGGCGAGTTTGCCAATCAAACGCCTGTCAGTTCTACCAAATCAATGCATGGCCACTTAATGGGTGCGGCGGCGGCCGTAGAGATTGTGGCGACCACTTTGGCGCTTCAACACCAGATACTGCCGCCCACCATTAACCTGCATCAGCCAGATGAAAAATGTGACCTCGATTACATCCCGAATGTCGCTAGAAAGAATGTTTCAGTGATCCATGCCATGTCCAACTCCTTTGCCTTTGGCGGCACAGGGGCTGTACTAATTTTGAGCAAGGAATCACACTGA
- the metH gene encoding methionine synthase: MTQDVTSSLSISATELRLRELLAQRILILDGAMGTMIQQYKLTEQDYRGQRFADFAAPKGERELFVKGNNELLTLTRPDVIHEIHEQYLAAGADIIETNTFGATTVAQDDYHMGHLAYEMNVEAAKLARVACDKYSTPDKPRFVAGALGPTPKTASISPDVNDPAARNVSFDQLVTAYLEQTRGLVAGGADILMVETIFDTLNCKAALFAIDTFFEEYGARLPIMLSGTVTDASGRILSGQTVSAFWNSVRHARPLTIGLNCALGAALMRPYAEELSKIADTFVCIYPNAGLPNPMSDTGFDEKPADTSSLLKEFAESGFVNIAGGCCGTTPPHIKAIAEQVAQIEPRNVPHVEPATRLSGLEPFTIDESSLFVNVGERTNVTGSKAFARMILNGQFDEALVVARQQVENGAQVIDINMDEGMLDAVAAMTHFLNLVASEPDIARVPVMIDSSKWSVIEAGLKCVQGKAIVNSISMKEGEDEFLRQAKLCLRYGAAVIVMAFDEKGQADTYERKIEICKRAYELLVQKVGFPPEDIIFDPNIFAIATGIEEHNNYAVDFINATRWIRENLPHAKISGGVSNVSFSFRGNDPAREAIHTVFLYHAIKAGMTMGIVNAGMMGVYDDLPAELKERVEDVVLNRRDDATERMIEIAGTLKAGGKKEEATLEWRGTPEKPTTVQKRLTHAMVHGITEFIVADTEEARQELLNNGGRPIHVIEGPLMDGMNVVGDLFGQGKMFLPQVVKSARVMKQAVAHLIPYIEEEKLLEEQRTGIVAKPKGKMVIATVKGDVHDIGKNIVSVVLQCNNFEVVNMGVMVPASEILAMAKAENADIIGLSGLITPSLEEMAHVAREMQRDPYFRGLKTPLLIGGATTSRAHTAVKIAPHYEGPVIYVADASRSVSVMQSLLTPEQRDAYIDEVAIDYDRARTQHANKKGTPMLTLAQARANKAKLDFTASNTPVKPKFIGRRTFKNFDLAALVPYIDWSPFFQTWDLAGFYPAILTDSVVGDSATKVFAEAQAMLKKLIDGRWLTANGVVALLPANTVNDDDIEIYTDETRTQVAFTYYGMRQQTEKPVIDGVPRPNQCLADFIAPKDSGVADYIGMFAVTSGLGIEKYEKRFGDAHDDYSSIMLKSLADRLAEAFAEYLHERVRTDLWGYVADESLSKEALIKEQYQGIRPAPGYPACPDHTVKPDMFHVMQCDEINMTLTESFAMLPGAAVSGFYFAHQDAKYFSVDKIGTDQLTDMAKRRGLPVEYLERWLAPNLS; the protein is encoded by the coding sequence ATGACCCAAGATGTAACCTCATCTTTATCGATTTCCGCGACTGAACTGCGTTTACGCGAGCTGCTTGCGCAGCGCATCCTGATTCTTGATGGCGCAATGGGTACCATGATTCAGCAGTACAAACTGACTGAGCAGGATTATCGTGGCCAGCGTTTTGCTGATTTTGCGGCACCAAAAGGTGAACGTGAGTTATTCGTAAAAGGGAATAATGAGTTATTGACGCTGACTCGCCCAGATGTAATCCACGAGATACATGAACAATATCTTGCTGCAGGCGCAGATATTATCGAGACCAATACTTTTGGTGCGACCACTGTAGCGCAAGATGATTACCACATGGGCCATCTGGCCTATGAGATGAATGTGGAAGCCGCCAAGCTGGCGCGCGTAGCTTGCGACAAATACAGCACGCCAGATAAACCACGTTTTGTGGCTGGCGCGCTTGGGCCAACGCCTAAAACGGCCTCAATCTCACCAGATGTGAATGACCCTGCAGCCCGTAACGTGAGCTTTGATCAGCTTGTGACTGCTTACCTTGAGCAAACGCGAGGCTTGGTGGCTGGTGGTGCAGATATCCTGATGGTGGAAACCATCTTTGATACGCTCAATTGCAAGGCAGCCCTGTTTGCGATTGATACCTTCTTTGAAGAGTATGGCGCGCGTTTACCTATCATGCTTTCTGGCACGGTCACAGATGCCTCAGGGCGTATTCTCTCTGGTCAGACGGTTTCTGCATTCTGGAATTCAGTCCGCCATGCACGCCCACTGACCATAGGCCTTAATTGCGCCTTAGGTGCCGCCTTGATGAGGCCTTATGCTGAAGAACTATCCAAAATCGCCGATACATTCGTCTGTATCTATCCCAATGCCGGTTTGCCAAACCCGATGTCGGATACTGGGTTTGATGAAAAACCTGCGGATACTTCTTCACTACTCAAAGAGTTTGCTGAGAGTGGCTTCGTCAATATTGCTGGTGGCTGCTGCGGTACCACGCCACCGCATATCAAGGCGATTGCTGAACAGGTCGCCCAGATCGAGCCGCGCAATGTGCCGCATGTAGAACCTGCAACCAGGCTCTCAGGCCTCGAGCCATTTACGATTGATGAAAGCTCGCTGTTCGTTAACGTCGGCGAGCGCACTAATGTAACTGGTTCCAAAGCTTTTGCCCGCATGATTTTGAACGGGCAATTTGATGAGGCGCTTGTAGTGGCAAGGCAGCAGGTCGAAAACGGCGCCCAAGTCATCGATATCAATATGGATGAAGGCATGCTGGATGCCGTTGCCGCGATGACACACTTTTTGAATCTGGTCGCTTCCGAGCCAGATATTGCACGCGTGCCAGTGATGATCGACTCATCTAAATGGTCAGTCATTGAGGCGGGCCTCAAATGTGTGCAGGGCAAAGCCATTGTAAATTCAATCTCAATGAAAGAGGGCGAAGACGAATTCTTACGTCAGGCCAAGCTTTGCCTGCGTTACGGCGCGGCGGTGATCGTGATGGCGTTTGATGAAAAGGGCCAGGCAGATACCTATGAGCGCAAGATCGAGATTTGCAAACGCGCCTATGAACTATTGGTGCAAAAAGTAGGTTTCCCGCCTGAAGACATTATCTTTGACCCGAATATTTTCGCGATTGCGACAGGCATTGAAGAGCATAACAACTATGCCGTAGATTTTATTAATGCCACGCGCTGGATACGCGAAAACCTGCCGCATGCCAAGATTTCAGGTGGTGTATCGAATGTGAGCTTTAGTTTCCGCGGCAATGACCCTGCGCGCGAGGCGATTCATACCGTATTCCTCTACCATGCAATCAAAGCCGGCATGACCATGGGTATCGTCAACGCAGGCATGATGGGCGTTTACGATGATCTGCCCGCTGAACTCAAAGAGCGCGTTGAAGATGTTGTGCTGAATCGTCGCGACGATGCGACCGAGCGCATGATCGAGATTGCAGGTACGTTAAAAGCGGGCGGCAAGAAAGAAGAGGCCACGCTGGAGTGGCGCGGCACGCCAGAAAAACCTACCACCGTGCAAAAACGCCTGACGCATGCGATGGTGCATGGCATTACTGAATTCATCGTTGCTGACACAGAAGAGGCGCGGCAAGAACTACTTAACAATGGCGGTCGCCCAATTCATGTGATTGAAGGCCCCTTGATGGACGGCATGAACGTCGTTGGTGACCTGTTCGGCCAGGGCAAAATGTTCCTGCCGCAAGTGGTGAAGTCTGCCCGTGTGATGAAGCAGGCAGTGGCCCATCTAATCCCTTATATCGAAGAAGAAAAACTGCTCGAAGAACAGCGCACTGGCATAGTCGCCAAGCCCAAAGGCAAGATGGTGATCGCCACTGTAAAAGGTGACGTGCACGACATCGGCAAGAATATCGTCTCGGTCGTATTGCAGTGCAATAACTTTGAAGTGGTCAATATGGGTGTGATGGTGCCAGCTTCCGAAATATTGGCAATGGCCAAAGCCGAAAATGCAGACATTATTGGCTTATCTGGCTTGATTACGCCTTCGCTTGAAGAAATGGCACATGTTGCGCGTGAGATGCAGCGTGACCCGTATTTTCGCGGATTGAAAACACCCCTGTTGATTGGTGGTGCAACTACGTCGCGTGCCCATACCGCAGTGAAGATTGCACCTCATTATGAGGGTCCTGTAATTTATGTCGCCGATGCTTCACGCTCAGTGTCGGTAATGCAGTCGTTGCTCACGCCAGAGCAGCGCGATGCCTATATTGATGAAGTCGCGATTGACTATGACCGTGCCCGCACCCAGCATGCGAATAAAAAAGGTACGCCTATGCTGACACTTGCACAGGCACGTGCCAACAAAGCCAAACTTGATTTCACAGCGAGCAATACTCCGGTGAAGCCAAAGTTTATTGGTCGCCGCACGTTCAAGAATTTTGATCTGGCAGCACTGGTGCCTTATATCGACTGGAGCCCGTTTTTCCAGACTTGGGATCTGGCTGGGTTTTACCCAGCGATTTTGACGGATAGCGTAGTCGGCGATTCAGCCACTAAAGTGTTTGCCGAAGCGCAAGCCATGCTGAAAAAGCTGATTGATGGACGCTGGCTGACTGCGAATGGCGTCGTAGCATTATTACCTGCAAATACGGTGAATGACGATGATATTGAGATTTATACGGATGAAACGCGCACGCAAGTGGCCTTTACCTATTACGGCATGCGCCAGCAAACTGAAAAGCCCGTGATTGATGGTGTGCCGCGACCCAATCAATGTTTGGCTGATTTCATTGCGCCTAAGGATTCTGGCGTTGCTGACTATATAGGTATGTTTGCAGTGACCAGCGGTCTTGGTATCGAGAAATACGAAAAACGCTTTGGAGACGCCCACGATGATTACAGCAGTATTATGCTGAAGTCCTTGGCAGACAGGCTCGCAGAAGCTTTTGCTGAGTATCTGCATGAGCGCGTGCGCACCGATCTGTGGGGCTACGTTGCAGATGAAAGTTTGAGTAAAGAAGCGCTAATAAAAGAGCAGTATCAGGGCATACGACCTGCGCCAGGTTACCCAGCCTGCCCAGACCATACCGTAAAACCAGATATGTTCCATGTGATGCAGTGCGATGAAATTAACATGACATTGACTGAATCATTCGCCATGTTGCCCGGCGCTGCAGTATCGGGATTTTACTTTGCACACCAAGATGCTAAATACTTCAGTGTGGATAAGATTGGTACCGATCAGCTGACTGATATGGCAAAACGTAGAGGTTTGCCAGTGGAATATCTTGAACGCTGGCTGGCACCGAATTTAAGCTGA
- a CDS encoding GNAT family N-acetyltransferase: MQIAIPSTNDAVAELTALYSTERTFTAAKYEEAVWDRLLPGDAESYRYHLAFEMAKVEGFKTGYVAVKRSGVIVCLVPYFFTDYSLDSTVQGPLKRGSTWLKNRAPGLFNKLFKLKLLCVGSAVTDSAKLGMAKDYTFDPEIIIALNSELDLVAEREGASIIAFKDVLESDATLLEPPLKQAGFSKIENMPVAHNLIAFKNFDEYLGTLSYSTRKDFRRKLRVKSQITIEEYNGTPPDLEEIYQLYLNCYERSELKFEKLTLEFFESIAALMPFNCRYVLYRAQGKLIGFNLLLHRDGVLLDKYIGLDYELCRQYNLYFLSWAHNIEMCIRDGFHTYQSGQAAYETKIRLGSKLEQTYIFFRHRNQLINPALKLIANTLAYANFDDAIKKQQAQPE, translated from the coding sequence ATGCAAATTGCTATTCCTTCAACCAATGACGCTGTGGCTGAGCTCACTGCTTTGTACTCCACTGAACGCACCTTTACCGCCGCTAAATATGAAGAAGCAGTTTGGGATCGCTTATTGCCTGGTGATGCTGAAAGCTACCGTTACCACTTGGCCTTTGAAATGGCAAAAGTTGAAGGCTTTAAAACAGGCTATGTAGCAGTCAAGCGCAGTGGCGTGATTGTTTGCTTGGTACCTTATTTTTTCACCGATTACAGCCTAGACAGCACGGTTCAAGGCCCTCTAAAACGTGGTTCAACCTGGTTAAAGAACCGTGCTCCAGGTTTGTTTAATAAATTATTCAAGCTCAAATTATTGTGCGTAGGTTCTGCAGTCACCGATAGCGCTAAACTCGGCATGGCTAAAGACTACACATTTGATCCTGAAATCATTATCGCGTTGAACTCAGAGCTGGATTTGGTTGCAGAGCGTGAAGGCGCCAGCATTATTGCTTTCAAGGATGTACTTGAATCTGACGCTACTTTACTGGAACCGCCACTAAAACAGGCAGGTTTCAGCAAAATTGAAAATATGCCTGTTGCCCACAACCTGATTGCGTTTAAGAACTTTGATGAATATCTGGGCACATTAAGCTACTCCACACGCAAAGATTTCCGCCGTAAATTACGCGTAAAAAGCCAGATCACCATAGAAGAATACAACGGCACACCGCCCGATCTGGAAGAAATCTACCAGCTTTACCTCAACTGCTATGAACGCAGCGAACTGAAGTTTGAGAAATTGACGCTGGAATTTTTTGAGTCTATCGCCGCCCTCATGCCATTTAACTGCCGCTATGTACTGTATCGTGCGCAGGGAAAATTGATTGGCTTCAATCTGCTATTACATCGTGATGGCGTATTATTAGATAAATATATCGGCCTAGATTACGAACTCTGCCGCCAGTACAACCTGTACTTTTTGAGCTGGGCGCACAATATCGAAATGTGCATTCGAGATGGCTTTCATACTTATCAAAGCGGGCAAGCCGCTTATGAAACCAAGATTAGGCTTGGCTCCAAGTTAGAACAAACCTATATTTTCTTCCGCCACCGTAACCAGCTCATTAACCCTGCGCTCAAGTTAATTGCTAATACACTGGCTTACGCTAATTTTGATGATGCTATTAAAAAGCAACAAGCTCAGCCAGAGTAA
- a CDS encoding EAL and HDOD domain-containing protein translates to MSTASTVTEVSGKSEIFLGRQPILALDKNTVAYELLFRSEDSLLEADVTDDLLSTSTVIVNMLSQFGLDNVLGSCDAFINVSASLLMSETIELLPPERIIFEILEDVPISSQLVERCIELKGRGFRLAIDDFVYRAEYDAILPLIDYLKVDLEITSIESLPKVIAEIRKHSNAILLAEKVELETQYLACKDLGFTLFQGYFFAHPVVITGKKPQPNQISLMRIMGMLIGDANVSELEVPFKESPTLTISLLRLVNSVAVSGGRRQEISTLRQAIVILGQKQLLRWVQLLLYVSPEGNIANSLMQQVSNRARLMELIANQLDNYKATGDQAFMVGMLSLVHAVLKTPQEEVLAQIAIPETLKLAITKREGLLGQLLNLTEMIEKYEFEAAGAAIHELGMSVSDFTSIQLQAMQWANELNKQAND, encoded by the coding sequence ATGAGCACTGCATCCACAGTCACCGAAGTCTCTGGCAAATCCGAAATTTTTCTTGGTCGCCAACCCATTCTGGCACTAGACAAAAATACCGTTGCTTACGAGTTATTGTTCCGCTCTGAAGATAGCCTGCTTGAAGCAGATGTCACAGACGACCTGCTTTCAACATCGACCGTTATCGTTAACATGCTCAGCCAGTTTGGTCTGGATAACGTACTCGGCAGCTGTGATGCCTTTATTAATGTATCTGCCAGTTTGTTGATGAGTGAAACCATCGAGCTACTGCCACCAGAACGGATCATTTTCGAGATTCTGGAAGATGTACCTATAAGCTCTCAGCTCGTAGAACGTTGTATAGAACTGAAAGGGCGTGGATTCAGGTTGGCAATTGATGACTTCGTCTATCGTGCAGAATATGACGCGATTTTGCCGTTAATTGATTACCTGAAAGTAGATCTGGAAATCACATCTATAGAATCACTGCCTAAAGTGATTGCTGAAATCAGGAAACATTCCAATGCGATTCTGCTTGCTGAAAAAGTAGAGCTAGAAACCCAATATCTCGCCTGTAAAGATTTAGGGTTTACCTTGTTTCAAGGTTATTTCTTCGCGCATCCAGTCGTAATCACCGGCAAGAAGCCGCAGCCTAACCAGATCAGCCTGATGCGTATTATGGGCATGTTGATTGGCGATGCGAATGTCAGCGAACTTGAAGTACCGTTCAAGGAAAGTCCAACGCTCACTATCAGCTTGTTACGCTTAGTCAATTCAGTGGCAGTAAGCGGCGGTCGACGCCAGGAAATTAGCACGCTACGCCAAGCGATTGTGATACTCGGGCAGAAACAGCTACTGCGCTGGGTGCAATTACTGCTTTATGTATCGCCTGAAGGCAATATTGCCAACAGCCTCATGCAGCAGGTATCTAACCGTGCGCGTTTGATGGAGCTGATTGCCAACCAGCTTGATAACTACAAGGCAACGGGAGACCAAGCTTTTATGGTCGGCATGCTTTCACTGGTACATGCGGTACTTAAAACCCCACAAGAAGAAGTGCTGGCACAAATTGCCATTCCTGAAACATTAAAATTGGCCATCACTAAACGTGAAGGCCTGTTAGGTCAGTTGCTGAACCTCACGGAAATGATAGAGAAATATGAGTTCGAAGCAGCTGGGGCTGCTATTCATGAGCTAGGGATGAGTGTGAGTGATTTCACCAGCATTCAACTGCAAGCCATGCAATGGGCCAATGAGCTAAACAAACAAGCGAACGACTAA
- a CDS encoding acyl carrier protein, translating to MTDTLKIISQLIADKLEVDVETIKPESNLTELGMDSLDTFDIIFSAEDTFNIKVPNDKVDIATVQDVANLADALISEQHPK from the coding sequence ATGACCGATACTTTAAAAATTATTTCACAACTCATCGCCGACAAGCTTGAAGTCGATGTAGAAACCATCAAGCCTGAAAGCAATCTGACTGAGCTTGGCATGGATTCACTCGATACCTTCGACATTATTTTCAGTGCTGAAGATACGTTCAATATCAAAGTACCTAACGACAAAGTTGATATTGCTACTGTGCAAGATGTAGCTAACCTAGCTGACGCTTTGATCAGCGAGCAACACCCTAAATAG
- a CDS encoding alpha/beta hydrolase, whose protein sequence is MNTMTDLQQLEAVLTPLKIDDVVGANGFVMRSGKNDAHSKVGILLVHGLTGTPSEMKHFGKVIARRGVTVACHELAGHCASIDDLKATTWRDWYKSVEIAFEALSNECEQVYVGGLSMGALLSMLLAAEKGKRVNGTFLLSATFFYDGWNMPKFKQKFLLPLVLYSPLKYFMEWEETSPYGIKDERTRALVAAILDNKDAKTADKIGYFKTPATVILESVRLMSAAKRCMKDILSPTLIVHSTEDDMASLKNAYFIQENIAAEIVETYFVDDTYHVVTLDKRKDDIAKRVAKFCLELSSLPDTVGARKPATSAL, encoded by the coding sequence ATGAACACAATGACAGATTTGCAGCAACTTGAAGCGGTTCTGACCCCCTTGAAAATTGATGATGTGGTCGGGGCTAACGGCTTTGTCATGCGTTCAGGCAAAAATGATGCGCATAGCAAAGTAGGCATATTGCTGGTACATGGGCTAACAGGCACGCCTTCCGAAATGAAACATTTTGGCAAAGTCATTGCACGTCGCGGTGTCACTGTTGCGTGCCATGAACTGGCCGGCCATTGCGCCTCGATTGATGATCTCAAAGCAACCACATGGCGCGACTGGTATAAGTCTGTAGAGATCGCATTCGAAGCGCTCAGCAATGAATGTGAACAAGTGTATGTTGGTGGCCTTTCAATGGGCGCACTACTTTCAATGTTGCTGGCAGCCGAGAAAGGCAAGCGCGTGAACGGCACTTTTCTGCTCTCGGCAACCTTCTTTTACGATGGCTGGAATATGCCTAAATTCAAACAGAAATTCCTGTTGCCGCTGGTGCTTTATTCTCCATTGAAATACTTTATGGAGTGGGAAGAAACTTCTCCCTATGGCATCAAAGACGAGCGTACACGAGCACTGGTAGCGGCGATTCTGGACAATAAAGATGCAAAAACAGCCGACAAAATCGGCTATTTCAAAACACCCGCTACAGTCATTCTTGAGAGCGTGAGACTGATGAGTGCGGCTAAACGCTGCATGAAGGACATATTGTCACCTACGCTGATTGTGCATTCGACTGAAGATGATATGGCCAGTCTGAAAAACGCTTACTTCATTCAGGAAAATATTGCAGCCGAAATCGTTGAAACCTATTTCGTGGATGATACCTACCACGTAGTCACACTGGATAAGCGCAAAGACGACATCGCCAAGCGCGTGGCCAAATTTTGCCTAGAACTATCATCGCTACCCGATACAGTAGGCGCTAGAAAGCCAGCAACTTCCGCTTTATAG
- a CDS encoding EamA family transporter: MESLKPLLLLSIALLLDTLGTVLFKHGSNMSVQTTQTGWRGHVESIIGTLKRKEISLGVVVYIIEYIVWIGFLSTTAVSIAYPLSSINIILILIASSLFLGEKVGKRRWYGALMIIVGVFLVGGTA; encoded by the coding sequence ATGGAATCGCTTAAACCCTTATTGCTACTGTCTATTGCCCTACTGCTCGATACATTAGGTACAGTGCTATTCAAGCACGGCAGCAATATGTCAGTGCAAACCACACAGACTGGCTGGCGCGGCCATGTTGAGAGCATTATCGGCACGCTAAAACGCAAAGAAATCAGCCTGGGTGTCGTGGTATATATCATCGAATACATCGTCTGGATTGGCTTTTTATCCACTACTGCGGTCAGCATTGCCTACCCATTATCGAGCATTAACATTATTTTAATTTTGATTGCATCCTCACTATTTCTTGGCGAAAAAGTTGGCAAGCGCCGCTGGTATGGCGCCTTGATGATTATTGTGGGTGTATTTCTGGTAGGTGGTACTGCATGA